GCGACCGGCTCGATGTCGGGAAATCGCCTCGTCAGGTCGCCATAGTGATACCAACTGACGCAACAGCGCCGGCCGTTCATCAGCCCGGCCTGGATCAGCGCGAAGACGCCAGTGCAGACCCCCACTAGAGGTACACCCGCCTTGGCCGTGCGTTGCAGGTAGGCAATCGCCGTCTCATCAATGACGTCATGCTCGTCCTGGACACCACCGATGACCACGATGTAGTGGAACTCCGCCGGATCGCGAAAGGCCGTGCAGGGAGTGACGGCCGCCCCGCAGCTGGAGATGGCATCTTGCCCGGCGCTGGTCATGAAAACCCAGTGGCAGCGCAACTGGCGGCTGCGATCACCCTCGTCGGCGGCCAAACGCAGGCAATCTACGAAGGCCGCGAAGGGCAGCATGGTGAATCGGCGCAACAGGACGAAGCCGACGGACAGCGGCTCGCCCTCGTGGGAAGGACTCATGGGACCAGTGCTCTTCACTATCGGTGGCGTTGAGATCAGTGTCCGGCAGCCTGAGCCGAGACGCAAAGCCTCCGGTGCGACGATCCGCATGACCTCTGGATCATACCGACCACCCGAGGAAGCGATGCGCCCCTGGCTAGTGGGCTGGGTCTAAGGTGGTCTGGGTCCAGGCACTGGCGATCAACGCAACTCTTTCGAGGCAGTAGCTAGCCGATGACTTACGGCCTGCGCTGTGGGCGGTCCATCCGGCTCGAGACCGCCCGCTAGCAAGGGGCTCGATGGCGGCCATCATCAGTACTCCACCACCACGTCGCCCAGCGGCTTGCTGCAACAGGAGAGAATGTAACCCTCGGCGACGTCCTCGTCAGTGATGCCGCCGTTGTGGTCCATCTCGACCTCACCAGTACTGAGCGGCACCCGGCAGGTGCCGCAGATGCCCATGCCGCAGGCCTTGGGAATGTGCAGCCCCAGCTTGGCGGCGGCCGAGTGGACCGTCTCGCCGGGCTGAATACGCACGCTCTTGCCAGTAGCGCTGAACTCGACGCTGATCATATCGGCGGCATCGAGCTCCTCGGCCTCGGCTTCGGCCATCTCGACGTTCTCAATCACATCTTCCTGGACGTCCAGCGGCGTAGCACCGAATGACTCCTCATGGTAGTGACTCATGTCGAAGCCGTTTTCCTGCAGCAAGTGCTTCACCGCATTCATGTAGGGCGTCGGGCCGCAGCAGAAGATCTCGCGATCCATGAAGTCCGGAGCCATCAGCTCGAGCATCGGCTGACTCAGGTAGCCACGGAAGCCTGCCCAGGCGTCGCCAAGCTCATCGCTGCGCTCGCAGACGATATGC
Above is a window of Halomonas sp. I5-271120 DNA encoding:
- a CDS encoding hybrid-cluster NAD(P)-dependent oxidoreductase produces the protein MTMSFLNPVTTQTWTNGRHAVRCVKVIQETWDTRTFCFMAEQPVMFFFKPGQFVTLELEIDDQPVMRSYTISSSPSVPYSFSITVKRMPGGVVSNWLHDNLKVNDELAVHGPVGNFNIIDYPAEKVLMLSGGVGITPLMSMVRWLFDTNAAVDLQFVHSSRTPRDVIYHRELEHIFSRIPEFKLHIVCERSDELGDAWAGFRGYLSQPMLELMAPDFMDREIFCCGPTPYMNAVKHLLQENGFDMSHYHEESFGATPLDVQEDVIENVEMAEAEAEELDAADMISVEFSATGKSVRIQPGETVHSAAAKLGLHIPKACGMGICGTCRVPLSTGEVEMDHNGGITDEDVAEGYILSCCSKPLGDVVVEY